CCATTATGGATGGTACCCGTATCGGAAAAAATTGTCGTGTATTTCCGGGTGCTGTATTGGGTGCCATACCTCAGGATCTGAAGTTTGCGGGTGAAAGAACAACAGTTGAAATTGGAGACAATACTACTATACGTGAATTTGTTACCATCAATCGGGGAACTACAGACAGATGGAAAACAAAAGTGGGAGACAATTGTCTCATCATGGCTTATAGTCATATTGCACACGACTGTTTGATCGGCGACAATTGCATTCTCAGTAATAGTGTGCAACTAGCAGGTCACGTAGTCATGGGCGACTGGGCCTGGATCGCTGGTGTGAGTGCGGTTCACCAATTTGTAACCATTGGACAACATGCATATATTGCCGGAGGTAGCTTGGTTAGCAAAGACGTACCTCCTTATATCAAAGCTGTAAGAAACCCATTGAGTTATGGTGGTGTGAATAGTGTTGGATTAAAAAGAAGAGGGTTTGAATTAGAGAAAATCAATCACATCCTAGACATTTACAGGATCATTTTCAATAAAGGCATGAATACTTCACAAGCACTGGAATTCATAGAAGAAGAACTGACTGCCAGTGATGAAAGAGATGAGATCGTTACCTTTATTCGTGAAAGTGGTCGCGGTATCATCAAACGTTTTGTAAAAGGTGGTGGTGACGAAGATTAATACACCACACTTCATCTTCTATTCATTAATCATTTAGGATACATGCTAATCGAACTCTCGGATGCTGGAAAAAAATTCAACCGGGAATGGATATTTCGTACCATCAATTACCGTTTTGAATCCGGTAAGAAATATGCACTGACAGGCCCGAATGGTAGCGGTAAAAGCACCTTATTACAAGTATTGGCCGGAAGCATGACCCTCAGTCAAGGTGATATCAAATGGGTGATGAATCAACAAAACCTTGATCCAGACCATGTTTTCAAACATCTTTCAATTGCAGCCCCTTATCTCGAACTGATTGAGGAAATGACAGCAGTTGAATTCTTAGATTTCCATCGTTCTTTCAAACCCTTACTGAACAATATTTCAATTACGGATATACTGGAGACGATCGGATTGGAAAAAGCCGCTCATAAACAAATTCGTTACTTCAGTAGTGGCATGAAACAAAGAATAAAATTGGCACAAGCAATTTTCAGCGACTGCTCTTTGTTACTATTAGATGAACCTTGTACCAACCTAGATGAGCATGGATATGCTTTATACCATCATCTGATCGATACCTATGCCAAAGAAAAAACCATTATCGTCAGCAGTAATGATGTAAATGAGTACGGATTCTGTACGAATAAGATCTACGTACCCGATCATAAATAAGAAGCGTTATTTCATCCATTGAAAGAAGAAAGTACTGCCCTCCCCTTTTTTAGAGTCTACCCAAATTTTCCCTCCTTGCTCTTCGACTATAATTTTCAGCAGGTTCAGTCCAATACCGGTACTGCTATCACGAGTAGATGTATTATCGGTGATCTCAAATAAGCGGAATATACGAGAACGATCTTCTTCTGCTATACCGGGACCATTGTCTTTTACAAAAAATTCATAGTGCGTATCTCTATCTGTGTACCCGATCTCTATCAGTCCCTTAGCCTTATCATTGTATTTGATAGCATTGCTTATTAAATTTTGAAACACCTGCTCCAATTTCACCCTTCTTGTCCGGAACTCTGGCAGTGTTTGAAGAATCTGTATTTGGATATGTTTCGGAGGAAACAAAAGAGCAGCTAATTCTTCTACCATCAAATGCGTATTCACATCTTCTACTGTTTGTTGCGACAAACTGGTGGTTGAATACTCCAATAAAGCCATGATCATTTCGGATAGTCTTCCTGAAGCCTGATACACCATGTCTACATGTTCACTGATCTCTGCATTTGATTTAATGTATGTATCATTTTTAATGAGTTCGAGCATCATGATAACAGATGACAAAGGAGATTTCAGATCATGTGATACGATATACACAAACTTCTCTAACTGCTTATTGATTCTATCTAATTCTGTAAGAGCCGTTTTAAGTCTATACTGATTGAAATACAACTGTTCGAATACATTCACTTTTGCACGAACTACATTAATATCAAGTGGTTTCTGCAGATAATCGACTGCACCTTCTGCAAAACCTTTTAAAACATATTGCTCTTCACGGCTTAATGCAGTAACAAAAATGATAGAAATATCTTTGGTACGGGGATTTGATTTTAAGATTCTTGCTACTTCAAAACCATCCATTTCCGGCATTTGTACATCCAGCATGATCAATCCGATATGATCATGTTTCAATACTTGTTTCAAAGCCTCATTCCCGGAATTAGCTTTTAGAAATTGACGACCGGGCTTTACCAATATCTCTTCCAATGATAACAGATTTTCAGGTCTGTCATCTACTAATAGTATCGTGAAATCATGTTGTTGTATAGGAGGGATATTCATGTGCTGTAGCAATTTAATTATAATTCCTGTAAGAATGCCACCATCTCCGCTTCATTCATGATACGAATATTTTTTCCCAAAGCGATAGCAGACGAAGGCATAGTTGGATACTGTGCTGAATTGGGATCCTGTACTATACAGTCGGCTCCAATATCTGATAAATATGATATGCCATAAGAACCATCAGCATTTGCTCCACTTAATAAAATGGCCAATACACGATTGCCATATGCTCGTCCGGCACTCTCAAAACTTACATCAATAGATGGCCTACTATAATGAACAGGATCGGAGTAATCCAAACTGAAGCTGTCATCTTCCTCAAAAAGTAAATGATAATTCTGTGGAGCAAGATATACCCTTCCTTTTGCGATAAGCTGCTTATCCTCCGGCTCTGTAACTTTGATTGAACCTACTTCACGGGTTAATAACTTATCAAGTTGACTAACAACATTGCGCATTCGATGAATGATCAATACTACGGGGATATGTTTATTATTGGACAAGGCTTTGAGCAGAGAGATACAAACAGGAATACTTCCTGCAGAGCCACCCATCACAATGATATCATATTTCGGTATTGACTCCATTTAGCTTTTTTTTCTGAAAATCTTCGCGCCACCATCAACAACTGAATACTTGGATCTATATTCGGAAAACAACAAGCTCTCTTTCATACCCAAGCCAATAAATCCCAATGATGATAAACTCTCATGAAACAATTTCAACACCTTATTCTGTAATTGTTTATTGAAATAGATCATTACATTTCGACAAAGGATCAGTTGAAACTCATTGAATGACCGGTCAGTTACCAGATTATGCTGAAGAAACACCACCCGATCTCTGACTTCCTTATGAATCAATACATGATCATACAAAGCGGTATAATAATCCGAAAAATCACCTGCGCATCCCGACTGGTGATAGTTCAGTGTGTACTCCCGCATATGCGCCATAGGCAACACACCCGTTCTCGCTTTTTCAAGATAAGAAGCATTGATATCCGTTGCATAAATACGCGTTCGATGTAACAGACCGGCTTCATGCAGCAAAATACACAATGAAAAAACTTCTTCACCTGTTGAGCATCCGGCATGCCAGATATTGATCTGCGGATAGGTAGCAAGTACAGGTAACACTTTTTCACGAATCGATTTATAAAAGCCCGGATCCCTGAACATTTCTGTTACGTTGACCGTGATGGTTTCCAGAAATGAATGGAATAAGGATGTGTCTCCTGCTAAAAGCTGTATCAGTTGCTGCCCTTCACTTACTTCATGTGCATCCATGAATTTATAAATACGGCGTAATAAAGAGGCTTTTGAATAGCCTGAAAAATCATAGCCATATACATGATGTAACAAATGAAGCAATTGCTCAAAAGACTGAGAACTGAGTTCCGGTTTAGGATTTAGTCCGATCACATTATTCATAAACACATTAGATCATCAGGTTAACCAAACACGCATAAGTGATAATAATTTTTGCATGTCTACTGGCTTGGTAATATAATCAGAAGCACCTGCAGCAATACATTTCTCCCGATCACCTGCCATCGCTTTTGCGGTTAGTGCAATAATGGGTAGTTCCATCATTTTTAAATCTCTTCGAATCCTTTGCATGGCTTCATATCCATCCATTTCCGGCATCATGATATCCATCAATACAATATCGGTATCCGGAAATTTTTGTAATTGCTCCAATGCTTCTTTTCCATCACTGGCTGTTAAAACCTGCATTTTATTAGACTCCAGCACTGCGCTCAGCGCAAATACATTTCGCATATCATCATCAACAACCAATACTGTTTTATTCAGCAGACTCTGATCATTCAA
Above is a genomic segment from Sediminibacterium sp. KACHI17 containing:
- the lpxA gene encoding acyl-ACP--UDP-N-acetylglucosamine O-acyltransferase encodes the protein MTHPYTYIDPNARLAPNVKIDPFTVIHGDVQIGEGTWIGSNVTIMDGTRIGKNCRVFPGAVLGAIPQDLKFAGERTTVEIGDNTTIREFVTINRGTTDRWKTKVGDNCLIMAYSHIAHDCLIGDNCILSNSVQLAGHVVMGDWAWIAGVSAVHQFVTIGQHAYIAGGSLVSKDVPPYIKAVRNPLSYGGVNSVGLKRRGFELEKINHILDIYRIIFNKGMNTSQALEFIEEELTASDERDEIVTFIRESGRGIIKRFVKGGGDED
- a CDS encoding ABC transporter ATP-binding protein gives rise to the protein MLIELSDAGKKFNREWIFRTINYRFESGKKYALTGPNGSGKSTLLQVLAGSMTLSQGDIKWVMNQQNLDPDHVFKHLSIAAPYLELIEEMTAVEFLDFHRSFKPLLNNISITDILETIGLEKAAHKQIRYFSSGMKQRIKLAQAIFSDCSLLLLDEPCTNLDEHGYALYHHLIDTYAKEKTIIVSSNDVNEYGFCTNKIYVPDHK
- a CDS encoding ATP-binding protein, which translates into the protein MNIPPIQQHDFTILLVDDRPENLLSLEEILVKPGRQFLKANSGNEALKQVLKHDHIGLIMLDVQMPEMDGFEVARILKSNPRTKDISIIFVTALSREEQYVLKGFAEGAVDYLQKPLDINVVRAKVNVFEQLYFNQYRLKTALTELDRINKQLEKFVYIVSHDLKSPLSSVIMMLELIKNDTYIKSNAEISEHVDMVYQASGRLSEMIMALLEYSTTSLSQQTVEDVNTHLMVEELAALLFPPKHIQIQILQTLPEFRTRRVKLEQVFQNLISNAIKYNDKAKGLIEIGYTDRDTHYEFFVKDNGPGIAEEDRSRIFRLFEITDNTSTRDSSTGIGLNLLKIIVEEQGGKIWVDSKKGEGSTFFFQWMK
- a CDS encoding chemotaxis protein CheB; amino-acid sequence: MESIPKYDIIVMGGSAGSIPVCISLLKALSNNKHIPVVLIIHRMRNVVSQLDKLLTREVGSIKVTEPEDKQLIAKGRVYLAPQNYHLLFEEDDSFSLDYSDPVHYSRPSIDVSFESAGRAYGNRVLAILLSGANADGSYGISYLSDIGADCIVQDPNSAQYPTMPSSAIALGKNIRIMNEAEMVAFLQEL
- a CDS encoding protein-glutamate O-methyltransferase CheR, yielding MNNVIGLNPKPELSSQSFEQLLHLLHHVYGYDFSGYSKASLLRRIYKFMDAHEVSEGQQLIQLLAGDTSLFHSFLETITVNVTEMFRDPGFYKSIREKVLPVLATYPQINIWHAGCSTGEEVFSLCILLHEAGLLHRTRIYATDINASYLEKARTGVLPMAHMREYTLNYHQSGCAGDFSDYYTALYDHVLIHKEVRDRVVFLQHNLVTDRSFNEFQLILCRNVMIYFNKQLQNKVLKLFHESLSSLGFIGLGMKESLLFSEYRSKYSVVDGGAKIFRKKS